The following proteins are encoded in a genomic region of Ictalurus furcatus strain D&B chromosome 6, Billie_1.0, whole genome shotgun sequence:
- the tmsb4x gene encoding thymosin beta-4 encodes MSDKPNLEEVTSFDKSKLKKTETQEKNPLPSKETIEEEKKASTS; translated from the exons ATGTCAGACAAACCCAACCTGGAGGAAGTGACCAGCTTTGACAAGAGCAAGCTGAAGAAGACGGAGACGCAGGAGAAAAATCCTCTGCCGTCAAAAGAGA CTATCGAAGAGGAAAAGAAGGCAAGCACGTCATGA